The Anopheles coluzzii chromosome 2, AcolN3, whole genome shotgun sequence genome window below encodes:
- the LOC120951764 gene encoding retinaldehyde-binding protein 1-like: MAQRAETFFPCNGLSGQLDQIAATELREEDKLRDQSLTAMREWIRQNGRLHRCRTDDRFLLRFLRVKKFSVPMACEMLERYLTMRQTYPRWFARLDPEDADLGAVLDACCLVPIGRDPASGRIVIFGVVRNFDAQRYNSDTMIRLNMLVAEALLDEEANQIAGFTHIFDNGGMTMAHVTCWTLDNLAGYLRSVINCVPVRLKENHFVSVPTFAAQISKYCLSFASEKLRARIHCHSTVEELRAKVSPELLPLEYGGNGATLKVLNERFREFLRSKRTALLELDEMEIDLKDPREAAVHEDVGEVVADGAVGSFRKLSID, translated from the exons ATGGCTCAACGTGCTGAAACGTTCTTCCCGTGCAATGGGCTGTCCGGCCAGCTGGACCAGATTGCGGCCACGGAACTGCGGGAAGAGGACAAGCTGCGCGACCAATCGTTGACCGCGATGCGTGAGTGGATCCGGCAGAATGGGCGACTCCACCGGTGCCGCACGGACGATCGGTTTCTGTTGCGATTTTTGCGCGTGAAAAAGTTCTCCGTCCCGATGGCTTGCGAGATGCTGGAACGGTATCTGACCATGCGCCAGACGTATCCACGCTGGTTCGCCCGGCTTGATCCGGAAGATGCGGATCTCGGGGCGGTACTGGATGCGTGCTGTTTGGTGCCGATCGGACGTGATCCGGCGAGTGGACGGATTGTGATCTTCGGTGTGGTGAGGAACTTTGACGCCCAGCGGTACAACTCGGACACGATGATACGGTTGAACATGCTGGTGGCGGAAGCGTTGCTGGACGAGGAAGCGAACCAGATTGCCGGCTTTACGCACATCTTCGACAATGGCGGTATGACGATGGCACACGTCACGTGCTGGACGCTGGACAACCTGGCCGGCTACTTGCGGAGCGTAATCAACTGTGTGCCGGTGCGGTTGAAGGAGAATCATTTCGTCAGTGTGCCCACGTTTGCGGCACAAATCAGCAAGTACTGTTTGTCGTTCGCGAGTGAGAAGCTTCGTGCCCGCATTCAT TGTCACAGCACGGTGGAAGAGTTACGGGCGAAGGTGTCCCCGGAGCTACTGCCCCTGGAGTACGGTGGTAACGGTGCCACCCTGAAGGTGCTGAACGAACGATTTAGAGAGTTTCTTCGGTCGAAGCGCACTGCGCTGCTGGAGCTTGACGAGATGGAGATCGATCTGAAGGATCCACGGGAAGCGGCCGTCCACGAGGATGTGGGCGAGGTGGTGGCCGATGGTGCTGTTGGGAGCTTCCGAAAGCTCTCGATCGATTGA
- the LOC120951670 gene encoding retinaldehyde-binding protein 1-like, producing MHYEDVMDKRPRAYAPYRTTLDERDLVRAAEELHENEDTRESSLALMREFIAKHPQIVRCRTDPVFLLRFLRYRKFNVNDACATLEGGLAFLMRMRTLYGAEVSSFHPNVQRMVELDAIVPLGQDRQRRTVILVRVGAMDPKETTALLQMRLGALVINTCLEYERTQVHGTVWVVDCSGMTMAHVGMWGLSEVKMMADSINEVVTMFVKEVHMVKVPRITWMLLDLLLPLLSPKIRDRFKFHRTEQELHSAIDQTLLPTTCGGQQSLKQATDNFRDMFEKQTKWFKLEEQFLMDLSIPAPGSSGSSARTAHRNEFPGEESMVGSFRKLTVD from the exons ATGCACTACGAAGACGTGATGGACAAACGTCCTCGAGCGTACGCACCGTATCGGACGACATTGGACGAGCGTGACTTGGTGCGGGCCGCGGAAGAGCTGCACGAAAACGAGGACACGCGCGAATCATCCCTTGCGCTGATGCGTGAGTTTATCGCAAAACATCCGCAAATCGTACGCTGCCGGACGGATCCGGTGTTTCTGTTGCGGTTTTTGCGGTACAGGAAGTTTAACGTCAACGATGCTTGCGCAACGCTGGAAGGCGGATTGGCGTTTCTGATGCGCATGCGAACACTGTACGGTGCGGAGGTGAGCAGCTTCCATCCCAACGTGCAGCGTATGGTGGAGCTGGATGCGATCGTACCGCTTGGGCAGGACCGACAGCGACGTACGGTCATACTGGTGCGCGTGGGTGCAATGGATCCGAAGGAAACGACCGCACTGCTGCAGATGAGGCTCGGTGCGCTCGTCATTAACACGTGCCTGGAGTACGAGCGGACACAGGTGCACGGGACGGTATGGGTGGTGGACTGTTCCGGCATGACGATGGCACACGTGGGGATGTGGGGCCTGAGCGAGGTGAAGATGATGGCCGACTCCATCAACGAGGTCGTGACGATGTTCGTGAAGGAGGTGCACATGGTGAAGGTGCCGAGGATCACCTGGATGCTGCTGGACTTGCTGCTGCCCTTGTTGAGTCCGAAAATAAGGGACCGATTCAAG TTCCATCGCACCGAACAAGAACTACACAGTGCGATCGATCAAACGCTCCTCCCGACGACGTGCGGTGGACAGCAAAGCTTGAAGCAAGCTACGGACAACTTTCGCGACATGTTCGAGAAGCAAACGAAATGGTTCAAGCTTGAGGAACAGTTCCTGATGGATCTTTCCATACCGGCGCCAGGTAGTTCGGGCTCATCAGCACGCACCGCCCATCGCAACGAGTTCCCCGGCGAGGAGTCGATGGTTGGAAGCTTCCGGAAGTTGACCGTCGATTGA
- the LOC120951671 gene encoding alpha-tocopherol transfer protein-like encodes MTVTYGVEKCPEKFDEYRCSLPEQYRKLAADQLREDDHIRKQAIDQMRQWIAKHPYIRRCRTDAVFLLRFLRQRKFSIPKACEMLERYLALRQTFPHWFQGLDPYEKTMVALGEEEVFHVLGFDAKGQIVILIKSRNFRVDKYDLEDLIRFLHMNMEILSCDEMVQVAGVVLIVDCYEASMAHFTLFRLSEMRNIGPYINHLLPIRCREIHVIRLPKVAASIVDLLFAYVSPKLKHRFFFHKTINEAVSYLGKTLLPTEYTDQTEEPKALTHVYSKRIRESRDELQLLDQMEIDVAKFSSVWSKTGCAPGGIDAGMVGSFRKLDID; translated from the exons atgACGGTCACGTACGGTGTCGAGAAGTGTCCGGAAAAGTTCGACGAGTATCGGTGCAGCCTGCCCGAGCAGTACCGGAAGCTGGCGGCGGACCAGCTGCGCGAGGACGATCACATCCGCAAGCAGGCCATCGATCAGATGCGCCAGTGGATAGCGAAGCATCCGTACATCCGCCGCTGCCGCACGGATGCCGTGTTTCTGCTGCGCTTTCTGCGCCAGCGCAAGTTCTCCATCCCGAAGGCGTGCGAAATGCTGGAACGATATCTAGCACTTCGCCAGACGTTCCCGCACTGGTTCCAGGGGCTGGACCCGTACGAGAAGACGATGGTGGCGCTCGGCGAGGAGGAGGTGTTCCACGTGCTCGGGTTCGACGCCAAGGGCCAGATCGTGATACTGATCAAGTCGCGCAACTTCCGCGTGGACAAGTACGACCTGGAGGATCTGATACGGTTTCTGCACATGAACATGGAGATTCTGTCCTGCGACGAGATGGTGCAGGTGGCCGGCGTGGTACTGATCGTGGACTGTTACGAAGCATCGATGGCACACTTCACGCTGTTCCGGCTGAGCGAGATGCGCAACATTGGGCCGTACATCAACCACCTGCTGCCGATCCGCTGCCGGGAAATTCACGTCATCCGGCTGCCGAAGGTGGCCGCATCTATCGTGGATCTGCTGTTTGCCTACGTCAGCCCCAAGCTGAAGCATCGGTTCTTT TTCCACAAAACCATTAATGAGGCGGTAAGCTACCTGGGCAAGACGCTGCTACCAACGGAGTACACCGATCAAACCGAAGAACCGAAAGCCCTCACGCACGTGTACAGCAAGCGCATCCGCGAAAGCCGCGAcgagctgcagctgctcgACCAGATGGAGATTGATGTGGCCAAGTTTTCCTCCGTGTGGAGCAAGACCGGCTGTGCGCCGGGCGGTATCGACGCGGGGATGGTGGGCAGCTTCCGCAAGCTGGACATCGACTAG